The following proteins are co-located in the Dromiciops gliroides isolate mDroGli1 chromosome 2, mDroGli1.pri, whole genome shotgun sequence genome:
- the LOC122743485 gene encoding 60S ribosomal protein L23a-like, with protein MARKAKKEAVVPPKMEAKSKALKAKRAVLKGVHSHKKKIRTSPTFRRPKILRLRRQSKYPRKSAPRRNKLDHYAIIKFPLTTESAMEKIEDNNTPVFIVDVKANKHQIKQAVKKLYDIDVAKVNTLIRPDGEKKAYVRLAPDYDALDVANKIGII; from the coding sequence ATGGCACGGAAGGCGAAGAAGGAAGCAGTTGTTCCCCCCAAGATGGAAGCCAAGTCCAAGGCTTTGAAGGCCAAGAGGGCGGTATTGAAGGGTGTACACAGCCACAAAAAGAAGATCAGGACATCCCCCACCTTCCGGCGACCCAAGATTCTAAGGCTTCGAAGGCAGTCCAAGTACCCTCGGAAAAGTGCCCCAAGGAGAAACAAGCTTGACCACTATGCCATCATTAAGTTTCCCTTGACCACTGAGTCTGCTATGGAGAAGATAGAGGACAACAACACCCCTGTCTTCATTGTGGATGTCAAGGCCAACAAGCATCAGATTAAGCAAGCTGTAAAGAAGCTTTATGACATTGATGTGGCCAAGGTCAACACACTGATCAGGCCTGATGGAGAGAAGAAGGCCTATGTCCGACTGGCTCCAGACTATGATGCTTTGGATGTTGCCAACAAAATTGGAATCATCTAA